A single genomic interval of Sphingobacteriales bacterium harbors:
- a CDS encoding DUF1648 domain-containing protein, whose amino-acid sequence MSEQPKIKLKLTTTDKAFEVLGWLFILAIWVLTLTNYTNLPDTIPTHFNGAGQADGFGHKAMILILPVIATILYVGLTALNKFPHAFNYPTTITNDNALKQYTYATQLVRYLKLMVVLVFGGIALQTIRYVNGHTNGLGVWFLPLALALIFIPILFFVIKSYQTK is encoded by the coding sequence ATGAGCGAACAACCGAAAATAAAATTAAAACTTACCACCACCGACAAGGCATTTGAAGTTTTAGGCTGGCTTTTTATTTTGGCAATTTGGGTTTTGACCCTTACAAACTATACAAACCTGCCCGACACTATTCCGACACATTTCAACGGGGCAGGGCAGGCAGACGGGTTTGGGCATAAAGCCATGATATTAATATTGCCCGTAATTGCTACTATTCTCTATGTTGGACTGACAGCACTAAACAAATTTCCGCACGCTTTTAACTATCCGACCACCATAACCAACGACAACGCACTAAAACAATACACTTACGCGACCCAATTGGTTAGGTATTTAAAACTTATGGTTGTTCTTGTTTTTGGTGGAATTGCCTTGCAAACAATCCGCTATGTAAACGGGCATACAAATGGGCTTGGAGTTTGGTTTTTGCCCTTAGCCTTAGCACTAATTTTTATACCCATATTATTTTTTGTTATAAAATCATATCAAACAAAATAG
- a CDS encoding right-handed parallel beta-helix repeat-containing protein, with the protein MKGEFFYKSLQIAILLILVTHIAKAKSVWVGDGSGSLVVDDGFFTYGLSTNDTIFLNPGIYDYLLIKNHSSRIYIIGSDDVIIDYNGGLGYSLLYNNVDLYIENITFRNGEYRGLHVEGECDGNVIKNLRFRNIQDVQMIFKGLPDYDGTEATRRDSIIIDGIAVDNCNYNSIALPNAYNSVVKNCVIDSTTGTQGTAIEISLGRDIDIFNNTFTNINLAGTVHNGVIVMSGEGRIFNNRCINYQGDFIRGRAYSIDRADAQDVGELLVYNNFVWNSRKYGFMEFQMFDTTSTNTYGPGTVHSGRFKAYNNTAGRLRDIDYEKGGSMFSLYTFDRNDHEIKNNVVIFPRTDAPPANVNSQTTAIFNNISGTLHQVDTAKNFFFTE; encoded by the coding sequence ATGAAGGGGGAATTTTTTTACAAAAGCTTACAAATTGCTATTTTATTAATACTTGTTACCCATATTGCTAAAGCAAAAAGTGTTTGGGTTGGAGACGGTTCTGGTAGTTTAGTTGTTGATGATGGGTTTTTTACCTATGGGTTGTCAACTAACGACACAATTTTTCTTAATCCCGGAATTTATGACTATTTATTAATTAAAAATCACAGCAGCAGAATATATATTATTGGCTCGGACGATGTGATTATAGACTATAATGGAGGTTTGGGGTACAGTTTATTGTATAATAATGTAGATTTGTATATTGAAAATATAACTTTCCGCAACGGCGAATATAGAGGTTTGCATGTTGAAGGAGAATGTGACGGAAATGTAATAAAAAACCTCCGGTTCAGAAATATTCAGGATGTGCAGATGATATTTAAGGGTCTGCCCGATTATGACGGAACAGAGGCAACCAGAAGAGATAGTATAATTATTGATGGCATTGCAGTTGACAACTGTAATTATAATTCTATTGCATTACCCAACGCCTATAATTCGGTAGTTAAAAACTGTGTTATAGACAGCACAACGGGTACGCAGGGCACCGCAATTGAGATAAGTTTAGGCCGAGACATTGATATATTCAATAACACCTTTACCAATATCAATTTGGCCGGAACTGTTCATAACGGCGTTATTGTTATGTCAGGCGAAGGAAGAATATTCAACAACAGGTGTATAAATTATCAGGGCGATTTTATTCGGGGAAGGGCTTATTCCATTGACCGCGCCGATGCCCAGGATGTAGGAGAGTTGCTGGTATATAATAATTTTGTTTGGAACTCAAGAAAGTATGGTTTTATGGAATTTCAAATGTTTGATACAACAAGTACGAATACATACGGCCCCGGAACCGTTCATTCCGGAAGATTTAAAGCCTACAACAACACCGCCGGACGTTTAAGAGACATTGATTATGAAAAAGGCGGAAGCATGTTTTCATTATATACCTTTGACAGAAACGACCACGAAATTAAAAACAATGTAGTTATTTTTCCAAGAACAGATGCCCCTCCAGCCAACGTAAACAGCCAAACAACAGCTATTTTTAACAATATAAGTGGCACCCTTCATCAGGTTGATACCGCTAAAAATTTCTTTTTTACGGAGTAA